Proteins co-encoded in one Armatimonadota bacterium genomic window:
- a CDS encoding GNAT family N-acetyltransferase — MAEITYRQFDPVVDRKAVMDLWNLCLPADPIDDATYDEKITSDPNLHPDGCPVAMAGDKIVGFAISQVRRTPNDGRGYELDRGWITVFMVHPDFRRQGIGSELIDRCIKFIKGKNRDKIFVCGLTGSSPKYFFPGVDVKEYPAAIKLLEKFGFWTSHVAHYMERSLTDWSYPEEVAKIEEELRKENITVQPLEKGEHLDLLEFLWHNFPGDWYRHVEIVMNQSPENYVRFFTAKLNGKIVGYCHIEESHFGPFLVRFDLRSKNIGTVIFNKALQKIKDNGYDRVWFGWADEPIPARFYRKQGMKEKRTYAMMRKGGLQGWHADS, encoded by the coding sequence GTGGCAGAAATTACTTACAGGCAGTTCGACCCCGTTGTCGATCGAAAGGCAGTCATGGACCTTTGGAACCTTTGTCTGCCAGCCGATCCGATTGACGACGCGACTTATGATGAGAAGATTACTTCAGATCCAAATCTACATCCAGATGGGTGTCCTGTCGCAATGGCCGGCGACAAAATCGTTGGATTTGCAATCTCGCAGGTGCGTCGTACACCAAATGATGGTCGCGGTTATGAGTTGGATAGAGGCTGGATTACAGTATTTATGGTTCACCCAGACTTTCGTCGGCAGGGCATCGGCTCGGAATTGATTGACAGATGCATTAAGTTCATCAAAGGGAAAAACAGAGACAAGATTTTTGTCTGTGGGCTTACTGGCTCGTCGCCCAAGTATTTCTTCCCTGGCGTAGATGTAAAGGAATATCCAGCAGCAATTAAGCTCCTCGAAAAGTTCGGTTTTTGGACCTCACACGTAGCCCATTACATGGAACGCTCTCTAACGGATTGGAGTTATCCTGAAGAAGTTGCCAAGATTGAAGAAGAGCTTAGAAAGGAAAACATAACAGTACAGCCGCTTGAAAAGGGCGAGCATCTCGACCTGCTCGAATTCTTGTGGCATAATTTCCCGGGCGACTGGTACAGACATGTGGAGATTGTTATGAACCAGAGCCCAGAGAACTATGTTCGTTTCTTTACTGCAAAGTTGAACGGCAAAATCGTAGGCTATTGCCACATCGAGGAGTCGCACTTTGGCCCATTCCTTGTTCGTTTCGACCTCCGCTCAAAGAATATCGGCACGGTAATCTTCAACAAGGCTCTGCAAAAGATAAAGGACAACGGCTATGATCGCGTATGGTTCGGTTGGGCTGATGAGCCAATCCCTGCGCGCTTCTACCGCAAACAGGGTATGAAAGAAAAGCGCACCTACGCTATGATGCGCAAGGGAGGCTTGCAGGGTTGGCACGCCGACTCATAA